The genomic stretch TCCCGCACGTACTCCCCATTGCACTTGTGCATCACTTAAGGTGGGGAAAAACATGGTGAACACAAACAAAGAAAGGTAGGTAAAAAGCCATTTTCTCATCATAGTTAAAATTCTGTGTTGTCATCAAACAAGGATAAAATCCAGTGGTACCAGCTTAGAATAAAGCCGTTCTCCCTGTAAAAGTAGAGAACATAATCTTTCCAAGTGGTGACATAAATGAATTTGTTACCACTTAGTGATATAAATAGTATATTCATCGCTGACTAACAAAATGAGGAGGTAAAATGGCGAGAAAAATACCAGACGGAGAATTCCGAAACAAAGAACGTACGAAGTTAAAGCTAATAGATGCCGTGGGTGAGATCATCCGGACGCAAGGGTATACCAAACTGGGAGTAAACAATATTGCCAATACAGCTGGAGTCAGTAAAAAATTGATCTATCGGTATTTCGAAACTGCAGATAGGCTCATCGAAACCTATGTAAAAAGAAGAGACTATTGGATGGGTTTTGAAAATCGTTCAGAGGAAATGCTGGACCAACATAAGGCTGACCATGGCAGGCAACTGCTTGAAAATATGTTAAAAAACCTGTTCGAACACATGTCTGCAGTACCCGAAACCCAAAAGATAATCCTTTGGGAAATTAGCGAACATAGTAAGCTGATGCGAGAAATAAGTGAACGCCGGGAAGCCTTCGGAAGCGAAGTATTTAGTATAGCAGATGGGTATTTTAAAGATACCTCTGTCGATATTCGAGCAATTACCGGATTGCTGTTGGGAGGTATTTACTATCAGATCCTCCATTCAAATGCTACAGGAGGCAGCTTTTGCGAAATAGAGAATCAAATAGGGGAACGTAGGGGCCGATTGTTCAACAGCATCGCAAATATTCTAAAATGGTCATATAAAGAGGCTGAGGAACAAAAAAAAGCGAAACAGTAATAAAAAAAGGGCCCTAAAGCCCTCCCATATCAGCAAAGGAATAATAACCTTCCGCAGTGATGATGATATGGTCCATTACCGGTAAATCCAAAAGTTTGCCCGCCTTGACCAATTTTTCTGTAACCTTTACATCACGGTCACTGGGTTTTAAGGTCCCGCCCGGGTGGTTGTGGGCAACCAAAATGGACGATGCGGATGCCTTCATGGCCGCAGCAAATATCAGTTTCAGGTCTACTACTGTTCCGGATGTACCACCGGATGAGGCATTGACAATTCCCAATACCCTGTTTGCCCGGTTTAGAAGGATCACCTTGAACTCCTCAATGAATTCCAGTTTCGACTCGTCCCAGTTTGCCCTCAACACCTTGCTGGCACTTAGGGAAGAGACAATCTGTGGTTTTTCGGAGACTTTTGAATTAGGGCGATAGCTTAACGTGATTTCGGCTACTTGGCCGGGAACGGGATTTGTGTTGTTGGTATCCATAACATTTCATGTTTAAGGTTAGAAATTAATTATGGAATCCCTCCAGCTTGAGGGCAAACAAGGCCAAGTGGCAACGGAATAAAGGATGGGCATGATGCGCAGGGATGCGTTTATGCCGTAAGCTCATGGACGCCCTGTAGCCCGAAAGCTAACTTTGTGGAGTGATTAATGATTGTAATAAAAAGATTAACGGAATCTAGGTTAGCGGTTTACTTTATCAGCCGAAGTACCTTTCAAATAGGATACTTATGTTGTTATTCAAACAGTTGCTGTAGATATTCATTCAGTTCCTCCTCTTGCAGGTTGTACTGAATTATTTTTCCGTTGCTGTCGATCAAAAAATTGGAAGGAATTCGCCGGTATTAAAAAAAACAGAGAGGGCAAAGGCTTCGGTTACCCCATTTCCACTTTGCTTTAAGTGGTAAAAATCATGAAGCCGTTAGGGATAGGAACGGCATCCTCCAAAGGAGATACAGTGGATAGCCCGGACTGAAAGGGCTGGCCCGCGCATGCATTTATTCACATTCCGCCGATCCATTCGAAAAATCCAAGCTGTCTTTTCATGACTATTGATATGCATGCGTTTCAGGATTTGGGGTATTTTAGTATGTTGCCTACTCAAGCAAAACAAATAAAGGCTCATAGATGAAAGTAGCTTACCATTTTAGGTGTGGGGATATTGAAGGAAGATACGACGGTGTTTTCTATCACCTTGTTTTTAACTGCCTTCTCCGGTTAAACGAACCCTTAATTTCTTCCAAGGTACTTATTGGGGATTTGTTGCTCTTTGGTTTTCTTCAAAAGGAAGTTCATCCCCAAAATTTCTTGAACTACTTATTTCAGGTTCAGGGAGATATTTGGGGGAGGATCCTTGCCGGGAAAGCAAATTATTTTATTGAAGATACGGTGTTTGTCATCTGTTTTGAAACGATCCCCAAAGAATTCGCCCATAGGCTGCACGAAGCCCTGATTGAAGAATAGCGCTATTTGGGTGCTTTAGAGATCGACTATTCCCTGGAGCTGCACTGGTGGTTGTACGGTGAATGTATTGGTACCAGGTTCAGGTTACTGGACAAGGAAATCAATATCCTTATTGACAATAATGAGCCGGAAAGCCTGGACTATGTGAGCGATGTCAGCCAACGTTTGGAAAATATCCCCTTTGACAGTATCAATACCGAATATTCCAATTATCGCTACAGCATCTTTGACGATAAGCACCATTATGAAAATGCCAGAAGGGCTGCCGAATGGAAACAGGGAACCGACTCTCTTTTTTCAACGATTACCGATGAAATCATCGGCAAACTGACGGATACGGCGCCGGATTTGACCGATAAGCTCTGGTCGATCCATAAAACCTTTTCGAAAGCCGAAACAGGAGAGGATTATGCCCAGGCGATGACCTCCTGCCGTAGGGTTTTCGAATATGTTACCGATTGTTTGTTTCCAGCCACTGACGAAATCGTTGATGGGCATTCTTTAAAGAAAGACAAGTATAAGAACCGACTGCTGGAATTTGCCAAGCGGGAGTTTAAAAGCAAGGTAAATATAGACCTGATCGTAGCCAATATCTCTTCTCTATTTGATGAATGGGAGAAACTATATGCCTTATCCAATAAGGGGGTTCATGGCGATCCCCATCGGCAGGAGTGCCGGCGTTGTGTTTTACGGACTATATTGCTTTTGGATGACTTGATCTCGATTAAAAGAACCCCTTTTGAGGTAAACATAAAAGCTGATAAACTCATTGACCATTATAGAAGCAGGAACCCTGGTGATTCGTGAAATATTCCTGCGATATCCTAGCTGTAACCTGTCCCTTATGAATTGATTTAAGCTGCTTTTTGCCCTCCGGTTCCCCTCATTCATTTTCTTTAAAAGCTATGATCATTTCTGTAATGTCTTCTTTGATAAACGGCCAATATTTGCCCAAGAGACAGATTGGGTCAAAATCCTCATCTGCTACCGAGAAATCTGTGAAGTTATGGAGGATCAGCTCCCTTTCATGAGTGTAGGGGTAACGACTTTCGTGCAGTTCCAGCATTTGCTCTATGGAATAGCAGTTGAGCAATTCGTGCAAATCCCAAAAATCCTTTTTGCGTCCCCCTCTCTGGACAACGTCTAGTTTCATTGCGATAATTTCTTCAATGGTGGCCATTCGAATGGAATCCAATTCCAGTTCGGGCTGAATGAAAGGGTCGGTATAAAATATATCGAGTTTAAGGGTGTTATCAGGATCCTGCCCTACAATATAGGACTTGCCGAAGGCGGGGATTAATCCCGATAAATGATCGATAAAAGGAAAGTGGTTTTCAAGGTACGTATGCAGGTTGTCAAAATCTATGGCCCCGTATTCTACATCACTGAACAGGTCAATGTCAACGGATTCCCTGTGTCCGATCTGCAGGCTAAGTGCTGTGCCCCCAACCAACCGAAACCCGTCAAAAGGTTCAGCGGCCATCAGTTGTTTCAGGCTGTCCAGAAGCAGCTTGTTTACCGTGTTGTAATAGAGCATTATTTTTTAACAGTCGTGAGCCTGTAGGGAGCCGAATCCCGGCTATCCAAAACAGCCTGAATCCTATAGGTTCCATAAAACCGGGTGATTTCCTTTTTTTCCGCTTCATTGCCCCGTTCAAAAACCCTTTGAATAACCGCCTTACCGTTTTTTTTCCAATCTATTTTTTGGATATCTGTATCCCAGAAAAGCGACTTGCGCAGCATGGACAGGTTGGGGGTTTTTGAGGGTAATGTGCTTTTCTCTTTTTGGATATCAAAATACGTTTGGAGCACCGCCAGGGTACCTTCTTCCAGTCCCAGCTTGTCCTCGATTTTCAGAGCCAAGGCAGTGTTCAGGCTTCTCCTGCCTTTGGTGATGGCGTTGAGGGTCTGCGGATATTCATGAATGGACAGGGCAAAGGGACGTTTTTTTATAGCACGTCTTTTCAGTTCCCGTTCCAGTACAATACCCGGGTGTATGCCTTTGTATTTTTCAATGTAAGCATTCATACCACAAATATAAGCAAAATTGTTTATATTTATTATTCTATAAAAGGGTATATAGAATTGATTTTACAACCGAACCTTTTGGATTTTGAGTATATCCGATGTAAAGTAATATTTTAACCATTTTTATGAACATATATATGTAA from Echinicola soli encodes the following:
- a CDS encoding JAB domain-containing protein, which encodes MDTNNTNPVPGQVAEITLSYRPNSKVSEKPQIVSSLSASKVLRANWDESKLEFIEEFKVILLNRANRVLGIVNASSGGTSGTVVDLKLIFAAAMKASASSILVAHNHPGGTLKPSDRDVKVTEKLVKAGKLLDLPVMDHIIITAEGYYSFADMGGL
- a CDS encoding TetR/AcrR family transcriptional regulator; protein product: MARKIPDGEFRNKERTKLKLIDAVGEIIRTQGYTKLGVNNIANTAGVSKKLIYRYFETADRLIETYVKRRDYWMGFENRSEEMLDQHKADHGRQLLENMLKNLFEHMSAVPETQKIILWEISEHSKLMREISERREAFGSEVFSIADGYFKDTSVDIRAITGLLLGGIYYQILHSNATGGSFCEIENQIGERRGRLFNSIANILKWSYKEAEEQKKAKQ
- a CDS encoding nucleotidyl transferase AbiEii/AbiGii toxin family protein; the encoded protein is MLYYNTVNKLLLDSLKQLMAAEPFDGFRLVGGTALSLQIGHRESVDIDLFSDVEYGAIDFDNLHTYLENHFPFIDHLSGLIPAFGKSYIVGQDPDNTLKLDIFYTDPFIQPELELDSIRMATIEEIIAMKLDVVQRGGRKKDFWDLHELLNCYSIEQMLELHESRYPYTHERELILHNFTDFSVADEDFDPICLLGKYWPFIKEDITEMIIAFKENE
- a CDS encoding helix-turn-helix transcriptional regulator, which encodes MNAYIEKYKGIHPGIVLERELKRRAIKKRPFALSIHEYPQTLNAITKGRRSLNTALALKIEDKLGLEEGTLAVLQTYFDIQKEKSTLPSKTPNLSMLRKSLFWDTDIQKIDWKKNGKAVIQRVFERGNEAEKKEITRFYGTYRIQAVLDSRDSAPYRLTTVKK